The region CAGGTTCACCTCGCCTATGAATTTAGCATGGGCAATATCTCCTTCAACACTGACAACTTCATAGCGGCGGTTTTTTTCGGTAAGGACCTGATCTCCTGCTTCAACCCGCCAGCCGGTAAGATATACCGGATTGCCGGCTTCATCAACAATGGTCGAATACCTTCCGTCGTTGTGTTCACTCGCCAAGCCTACAGCGCTTGTTGTGATAAGTATCAGACCCAGGATTATGGCAGTATATAATCTAGTCATCACTGCTTTTACCCCCATTATCTGAATCTTGCTCTTGAAATTTAGGTTGTTTGACATTCTCTCGGTTTGCTTTTTGTTTATCATTAGGGTGTAGTTCTTTACTGAACTCATATAAGCCTTCAGGACGATGTGGCCCCAATACAGGCCCACCTTGCAGCTTTTCTCTGGTTTCGCCAACAAGCTCGGCGATCATGACGGCAACAATGCCGGCAATCATTGTAACATCAAAAGCCCCGGCTCCGCCAATTGCCGTAGTACCCGGAATGCCCAGTCCCGCTATAGTTATGATATGGATTATATCGCTCAGAATTATTCCCAGTACACCGCCGATAAAGGCGCTGCGCCGCGAACGACCGGCTATATAAGCAATAAGACCGGCTGATATTCCGTAAATTAGTTTAGGATCAATAAACATGTTTTCAGGTTCATACGGTAAATAACGCGATCCTAAGGATACTGCACCTGCAACCAGTAGCGAAGAAACAACAGCCCGTACTCTTTCGGCAGTTTCGTCAGCTTTATAAATAAGATAAACACTGAGCAAGAAAGGCAGCAAAGCTCCGCCGACATTAAGGGTAATTTCCATAGGAGTACGCATTATCGGGATGTCAATAAAGCTGCCGATGATAATAGCGGCAATAAACAGTAGCGCTTGCTTATCAGTCATCCGCATGCGGTCAAGGATTCGTTGAGACAGTCCAAAATACACCAACACGCTGACAACTAAAAGTAAAATCATTCCGAGCGGCATATTCATCATATTGTTTCACCTCATCGCTTGTGATAGTAACGTATCAAACCTAGTTTGCACGATTGCCGCCATATTAATGCAAAAGCATGGCCTTTTTGGGCCATGCTTTAATGGTTTTTTTTACGTTCTGCAAACTGTGTCGGGGTTATCCCTCTTGCCAGCAACCATTCCCGGCTGTAACCGGTAATGACTATAGGTGTAAATATAAGCTCGCGAATGTTGCGGGCCCCCACTAAGAGCATATAGCGCTTAATATCGGTGATAAATTTATTAAACCAACGTACAGCTCCCTCTAAACCTTTGCGTTGTAAGATTTTAAGCACAGGCCCGGCTATACCGACCGAAGCGCCGCCGATGGCCAGCGCTTTAACGACATCAAGTGGTGTTCGTATTCCACCTGACACAATAACATCAACGTTATTCCCAGCCACTGACAATACTTCGGTCATGGCAATGGCTGTGGGAATGCCCCAACCTACCATTTCGGCGTCCAGATTCAGCCGCCCACGCGCCGCCTCAATGGCCAGGAAATTAGTGCCACCTGTTCCACCCACATCGATGGCCTTTACACCGACGCTGATAAGGGCTGCTGCTTGTTCCCGCGCAATACCACAGCCGACCTCTTTGACAATGACCGGAACTCCGACTTTACCGACAATGGTTTCTATGTTAGACAAATAGCCGCTAAAATTACGGTCACCTTCGCTCATGATGATTTCCTGACCAGCGTTAAGATGAATTTGAATAGCTTGCGCCCCGATCATCTCAACAGCATACCGGGCAGCGTCAGGGGCAACGTGAGCGCCAAGGTTGGCAAATAGTACGCCGTTTGGATTGACTTTTCTTACTACCTTGTACGATTCGGCTACTGCCG is a window of Sporomusaceae bacterium ACPt DNA encoding:
- the fni gene encoding Isopentenyl-diphosphate delta-isomerase; this translates as MRQSRKLEHLKYSMLLDDGPAAAGFADFTLVHNCLPEIAWQEIDVSTAIAGISLPQPIIINAITGGASDVTHINSELAEFARLTTTPMAVGSQYAAIEDPAVAESYKVVRKVNPNGVLFANLGAHVAPDAARYAVEMIGAQAIQIHLNAGQEIIMSEGDRNFSGYLSNIETIVGKVGVPVIVKEVGCGIAREQAAALISVGVKAIDVGGTGGTNFLAIEAARGRLNLDAEMVGWGIPTAIAMTEVLSVAGNNVDVIVSGGIRTPLDVVKALAIGGASVGIAGPVLKILQRKGLEGAVRWFNKFITDIKRYMLLVGARNIRELIFTPIVITGYSREWLLARGITPTQFAERKKNH